One part of the Humulus lupulus chromosome 9, drHumLupu1.1, whole genome shotgun sequence genome encodes these proteins:
- the LOC133802635 gene encoding subtilisin-like protease SBT2.2 — protein MRSIYGVYLIVVICFGMYISTFCQEDSDEDITAIYIVTLKEAQATAHYYNEMRSVNHSSRHGAYGKFDVHKRRFRNISRTDRRYGSYIARVHDSLLRRTLKGEKYLKLYSYHYLINGFAVYVSPLQADKLSRRREVANVVMDFSVRTATTHTPQFLGLPQGAWAQQGGYEFAGEGIVIGFIDTGIDPNHPSFADDTSDGQYPVPHHFSGICEVTPDFPSGSCNRKLVGARHFAASAITRGIFNASQDYASPFDGDGHGTHTASVAAGNHGVPVVVSGHCFGNASGMAPRSHVAVYKALYKSFGGFAADVVAAIDQAAQDGVDIISLSITPNRRPPGIATFFNPIDMALLSAVKAGIFVVQAAGNTGPSPKSVSSFSPWIFTVGAASHDRIYSNSIVLGNNVTIQGVGLAPGTENDTMYTLVLAAHVLNNDTTVSDDMYVGECQYSSYFNSDLVQGNLLICSYSIRFVLGISTIKQALETAKNLSALGVVFYMDPFVIGFQLNPVPMNMPGIIIPSPEDSKILLQYYNSSLEKEGNKVVKFKATAKLGGGLKANYSNSAPKIMFYSARGPDPEDNSLDDADIMKPNLVAPGNFIWAAWSSAGADSVEFLGENFAMMSGTSMAAPHISGLAALIKQKYPNFSPSAIASTLSTSASLYDKHGGPIMAQRAYANPDQNQSPATPFDMGSGFVNATAALNPGLIFDSSYDDYMSFLCGINGSAPVVRNYTGQDCWVYNSTIPGPDLNLPSITLAKLNESRTVLRSVLNIANNETYSVGWSPPYGVSAKVSPSHFYITRGQKQVLTIVLNATANNSVASFGRIGLFGNKGHVLNIPLSVIVKITYNSNTTTNS, from the exons ATGAGGAGCATTTATGGAGTTTATTTGATTGTAGTAATTTGTTTTGGGATGTATATTAGTACGTTTTGTCAGGAGGATTCGGATGAAGACATTACAGCTATTTATATTGTTACTCTTAAAGAAGCTCAAGCTACTGCTCATTACTATAATGAGATGAGAAGTGTAAATCATAGTTCCAGACACGGTGCTTATGGAAAGTTCGACGTTCATAAAAGAAG ATTTAGAAATATTTCAAGAACGGATAGACGCTATGGTTCTTATATTGCACGAGTTCATGATTCATTATTGAGAAGGACTTTGAAAGGGGAAAAGTATCTGAAGCTGTACAGTTACCATTACTTGATTAATGGATTTGCTGTGTATGTTTCGCCACTGCAG GCAGATAAGCTTTCAAGGAGAAGAGAAGTGGCTAATGTGGTTATGGATTTCTCGGTTAGAACAGCAACTACCCATACTCCTCAGTTTTTGGGTTTGCCACAAGGGGCTTGGGCCCAACAAGGTGGATATGAATTCGCCGGAGAAGGAATTGTAATTGGGTTTATTGATACTGGCATTGATCCAAATCACCCAAGTTTTGCAGATGACACCAGTGATGGTCAATATCCAGTTCCTCACCATTTTTCAGGCATTTGTGAAGTTACTCCAGATTTTCCATCGGGTTCATGCAATAGGAAGCTTGTTGGGGCTCGTCATTTTGCAGCATCAGCTATAACCAGGGGAATCTTCAATGCATCTCAGGACTATGCTTCACCATTTGATGGCGATGGCCATGGAAC GCACACGGCTTCTGTTGCTGCAGGAAACCATGGGGTTCCAGTTGTGGTATCAGGGCATTGCTTTGGAAATGCAAGTGGGATGGCTCCTCGTTCACA TGTTGCCGTTTACAAGGCATTGTACAAGAGCTTCGGAGGCTTTGCTGCAGATGTTGTTGCTGCAATAGACCAA GCTGCTCAGGATGGGGTAGACATAATAAGCTTATCAATCACTCCAAACAGGCGTCCTCCTGGTATTGCAACATTTTTTAATCCAATAGACATGGCACTCTTATCAGCTGTGAAGGCTGGCATATTCGTTGTACAAGCAGCGGGAAACACTGGACCATCCCCAAAGAGTGTGTCTTCATTTAGTCCATGGATCTTCACAGTGGGTGCTGCTTCTCATGATAGGATCTATAGTAACTCTATAGTCCTTGGCAACAATGTTACTATTCAAGGAGTTGGTCTTGCAC CTGGAACTGAGAATGATACAATGTACACGCTAGTTTTGGCTGCTCATGTGTTAAACAATGACACAACAGTTTCCGATGATATGTATGTGGGTGAATGCCAATACTCAAGTTACTTCAACAGTGATCTTGTCCAAGGAAATCTTTTAATTTGTAGCTATTCAATTCGATTTGTGCTTGGAATTTCCACAATCAAACAAGCTCTTGAAACAGCCAAAAACTTAAGTGCATTGGGTGTTGTGTTCTATATGGATCCTTTTGTAATTGGTTTTCAGCTTAATCCAGTTCCAATGAATATGCCCGGTATCATAATCCCATCCCCGGAAGATTCCAAG ATTTTGCTTCAATACTACAATTCCTCTTTGGAGAAAGAGGGTAACAAAGTTGTCAAATTTAAGGCTACTGCAAAACTTGGTGGTGGACTAAAGGCAAATTATAGTAATTCTGCTCCAAAGATAATGTTTTACTCTGCTAGGGGACCAGATCCTGAAGATAACTCTCTTGACGATGCTGACATAATGAAACCCAACTTGGTGGCTCCTGGAAATTTTATATGGGCTGCTTGGAGCTCTGCTGGAGCTGACTCGGTTGAATTTCTTG GTGAGAACTTTGCAATGATGTCTGGCACAAGCATGGCTGCTCCTCACATTTCCGGGCTTGCTGCACTGATTAAGCAGAAGTATCCAAATTTCAGTCCTTCAGCAATTGCATCTACCCTTTCcacatcagcttctctatatgATAAGCATGGTGGGCCAATAATGGCTCAGCGTGCTTATGCCAATCCAGATCAAAATCAGTCTCCCGCAACACCTTTTGACATGGGCAGTGGTTTTGTGAATGCAACTGCAGCACTGAACCCAGGCCTGATATTTGATTCCA GTTATGATGATTATATGTCATTTCTATGTGGCATCAATGGATCAGCTCCTGTGGTTAGGAACTACACAGGCCAAGACTGCTGGGTTTACAATTCCACCATCCCTGGCCCTGATTTAAACCTACCCTCAATCACATTAGCAAAACTTAATGAATCGAGAACAGTCCTGAGATCAGTGCTAAACATCGCCAACAATGAGACTTACAGTGTGGGTTGGAGCCCTCCTTATGGAGTTTCAGCAAAGGTTTCTCCTTCCCACTTTTACATTACCCGCGGACAGAAGCAAGTCTTGACAATAGTACTAAATGCTACAGCCAACAACTCAGTAGCTAGCTTTGGAAGGATTGGACTTTTTGGAAATAAAGGTCATGTTCTCAACATTCCCTTGTCAGTTATTGTGAAAATCACATATAATAGTAACACAACAACTAACAGCTAA
- the LOC133799632 gene encoding transcriptional activator ptaB-like, with translation MAKTTRKTGQTFGTAPTQPHPQGVAEDEPQVELEDEKMDAETLTTNLIVLQEELANSWANQENRDATAALEAAIQLARGQHAPTSQPDQPPNTHPQQNPQLDHPQHHHNPPQPANPLRLEQPPTAQQERSFQDPEQQPPSRAGQENPQQHRQYRAGQRPRSPRRRTAEEQNPPSRGQRPSASRRQVESGSAVRGPPRHNNVRGPTDQRRPPPTYRDIPAGRGK, from the exons atggcgaaaacaactaggaaaactgGGCAAACATTTGGGACTGCGCCAACTCAACCTCATCCACAAGgcgtggctgaagatgagccacaagtAGAATTGGAAGATGAGAAGATGGATGCTGAAACTTTGACAACGAATCTGATTGTGCTGCAAGAAGAATTAGCCAATTCGtgggctaatcaagagaat CGGGATGCCACCGCCGCCctagaggcagccattcagttggcccggggACAGCATGCGCCTACCTCCCAACCGGATCAACCACCTAATACTCACCCACAGCAAAATCCACAATTAGATcatccccaacatcaccacaATCCGCCACAACCAGCAAACCCTCTAAGGCTGGAGCAACCCCCTACTGCTCAACAGGAAAGGTCATtccaggatcctgagcagcagccacccTCTCGTGCTGGTCAAGAAAATCCCCAGCAACATAGGCAGTATAGGGCTGGGCAGCGTCCTAGAAGTCCTAGACGCCGGACGGCAGAGGAacaaaaccctccgagcagaggacaacgtccttctgcgaGTAGAAGGCAGGTGgaatcaggctctgcggtcaggggtcccccGCGACATAATAATGTTCGGGGACCtactgaccaacgcaggcctccacctaCCTATCGGGACATTCCAGCAGGGAGAGGGAAATAG